A region of Nodosilinea sp. FACHB-141 DNA encodes the following proteins:
- a CDS encoding ribbon-helix-helix domain-containing protein, whose amino-acid sequence MSKRIQVTLPDRLADDLEQWADYDGRAIANLAAFLLEQAVRNAKQDGTFPTEAKP is encoded by the coding sequence ATGAGTAAGCGAATCCAGGTAACACTGCCTGACCGACTAGCAGACGACTTAGAGCAATGGGCCGACTATGACGGTCGGGCGATCGCTAATCTGGCTGCATTCTTGCTAGAGCAGGCGGTTAGAAACGCGAAGCAGGATGGTACGTTCCCTACCGAGGCCAAGCCATGA